The Deltaproteobacteria bacterium genome contains the following window.
GATGATCGGTTTGATTTGTAAATAATAATCCTTTAACCGGTAAACGTTAACTACCTTTTCCTCCGGCAGATACCACCAGACCTTGTCGCCATTGCAAATCAATTGTTCCGGCCGGGGTTTTTTCTGGTCCATCCGCAGTTTATTGGGGGACCGGAAAGAAAGCACCCCTTCGGCCTGGAAAGAAGAAGAGGGCAGCTTGGAGGCGATCTTAGGCACCAATTCCCGGATATAATCGGCCTGAAAGGTTTTCGAGGAGGAAAAGCGGTCCCTTAATTTAGAGAGGACGGTATCCAACTCTCCTGCCTCTTCGGCCATAACCGTCCCGATTCCGGTCAGACTTAAAAAACAAATTAACAGAGCGACTATATTATTGATAAGAGTTTTCTTTTTCATGGCGAGAGTATAGAATAAGCAAAAGACATGGTCAAGAAGAAAAAAAGTGGAAAACAGGCGCGGAAGACCAGAGGAACCTGCATCGCATGATATTACCTGTAACCAAGCCTGGAGGAAATTTCATCCGCGATCGATTCGGCTGCGGCTATTGCTTCCTCCGCCTGCTTCCTGGTCATAGCGGGATAATGGGAAGGGTATTTAAGGGGGATGTAATAACGGTTCAGCAGCCTGCAGTGGTGTTCGATGCCGGTAAGGTCTGCATGTTCCTCGGATAACTGCATGCAATCAAGAAGCAAAGTCACCAGATCGTGGGTCCTCGCCGGTCTACCGCCGTGTGCGGCGATAAAGGCTTTCAGGTATTTCTCTGCTGAATCGTGGCACAGAATGCACATCTGCGAGTAGAACTCATCGAACTCGCCGAAGCTTGCTCTGGCATAATTGAGGTCGTTCTCTGCTTTGGCGATCCATTCCCGGCTAATGGCTCTAAATTCGTCTTTCATAGAGCACTTTTCCCTTTTCCATGATCTCCTTAATGAAGAAATCGTTCATCGCCAGCCGCTCCCGTATTTCGCCGGGGGTATATACCAACACGTCCGCTGGCACATAGTGCCGGATAAAGCGGTCGATCTCCTCGCTTCGCTCCCACGGGTCCTTGTCGGTTTCTTTTATTACCAGAAGGTCGACGTCGCTCCCCTCCCCTGCGTTTCCCTCCGCAAGAGAGCCGAAGAGGATGATCTTCTCTGGATGATAGTTGCTTTCTAAACTTCGAACGATAATTTCCAGTTCACTTTCCAGGGAGTACATGGGGCCTCCGTTCGGAATCCGCTCCGTTCGCTTAACCACTCACACTATGGCATTTGATGATCATTGATAAGAAGTTTCTTTTTCATAAAGAG
Protein-coding sequences here:
- a CDS encoding outer membrane lipoprotein carrier protein LolA, with product MKKKTLINNIVALLICFLSLTGIGTVMAEEAGELDTVLSKLRDRFSSSKTFQADYIRELVPKIASKLPSSSFQAEGVLSFRSPNKLRMDQKKPRPEQLICNGDKVWWYLPEEKVVNVYRLKDYYLQIKPIIDFLSGLGKLDKDFSVRLDKNLPEEAPFYQLILKPKTPQPDLQQIQVRVSKTTFLPMEFSFDNLMGDGTRFRFSRMQTGVSLTGSFFEFIPPKGTQVVSQSPVLPPKK
- a CDS encoding HEPN domain-containing protein, which translates into the protein MKDEFRAISREWIAKAENDLNYARASFGEFDEFYSQMCILCHDSAEKYLKAFIAAHGGRPARTHDLVTLLLDCMQLSEEHADLTGIEHHCRLLNRYYIPLKYPSHYPAMTRKQAEEAIAAAESIADEISSRLGYR
- a CDS encoding nucleotidyltransferase domain-containing protein is translated as MYSLESELEIIVRSLESNYHPEKIILFGSLAEGNAGEGSDVDLLVIKETDKDPWERSEEIDRFIRHYVPADVLVYTPGEIRERLAMNDFFIKEIMEKGKVLYERRI